The Oscillospiraceae bacterium genome contains the following window.
GAGCGCCACCGCCACCGCTATGAGTTCAACAATGCGTTCCGCGCCGAGTTTGAGGAGAAGGGCCTTGTCATTGCCGGCACCAGCCCCGACGGCCGCCTTGTCGAGGCGGTCGAGATCCCGGGGCGCGACTTCCACCTCGGCGCACAGTTCCACCCCGAGTTCAAGAGCCGCCCGAACCGCGCCCATCCCCTGTTCAAGGGCTTCATCGCCGCCGCGCTGCAGTACCAGAGCGCGCACACCCCGACCGACCACCCTGCCTCGCTGGGGGAGTAATTTCATAAATTTTGCCCCGCCGTCAAGGCGGGGCTTTTTTAGCCTTCCCCTGAGGGGGAAGGTGGCGCGAAGCGCCGGATGAGGGGCGTGTTATCTCAGCCACCCGGTACCAGGTGATTCCGGCAGCTCTGCCCCTCATCAGTCACCTTCGGTGACAGCTTCCCCCTTGGGGGAAGCCTTTTTGCTTCCCATCAATTTACAACTTTTTCACATTCTGCGCGCAGTAACACTTCCCCCTCGTTCGTATTAGTATACAGAAGCAGGCAGCCAAAGCCGCACAGTATTCTGTCGAAAACCCGGCTATATCTTGTGCGGAATTTCGCTTGTTTTATGCCCTGCCCGGGGCGTATAATGATACATCAACGAAAGGATGCAAACTGTATGCGCAACTGGTGTTCACGCCATCCGGTCTGGTTCATGGCGTTCTATGCTCTGTTTTATCTGACCTTTTTCGCGCTGCTGGAGCGCACGATCCAGTCCCCCGACCTGTGGGTCCACTGCCGGCTGGATGATCTGATCCCCTTCTGCAAATATGCCATTGTGCCGTATCTGCTGTGGTTCCCGTGGATTCCGTTCACCCTGTTTTACCTGCTGCACAAGGCCCCGCGCGGGGATTTCTGGCGGCTTTGCCTGCCGCTGTTCACCGGCATGACGATGGCACTGCTTTTCTACGCCATCGTACCGAACGGGCTGGCGCTGCGGCCGCGCTTTGTGCCGGGCAGCGACATTTTTGCCCAGCTTGTGCGCGCGATCTACCGCAGCGATACGCCGATGAATGTCTGCCCGTCCATCCATGTTTTCAACTCGGTCACGCTGATGCTGGCCTATTACCGCAGCAGCATTTTTGACGCGCCGCGCCGCCGCTGGATGCGCCCGGCCGCCATGGTGCTGTGCGTGTCCATCACAATGTCCACGATGCTGCTCAAGCAGCACAGCGTCATTGATGTCGTATTTGGTCTGCTGCTGGCCCTGACACTGGATTACGCCGCCACAGCGCTGCAAAGCGTCCCCGCAAGACGCAGACGCCTGCCGGAGCGGTTGTAAAGCAAAGCACCCCCTGCCTGTATTTGCCGTACAGGCAGGGGGTGCTTTATTGTTTATGGTAAAGAGAGGGCTTTTGCTTTTCCGTTACAGTGCATACACTAAAATGCCCGCCACGATCATGACCAGCGCCGCGATCTTCTTAGGGTTCATCTTTTCATGGAAGATCGTCACGCCGAAGATCGTCACATAGAGATAGCCGGTGGCCTCCAGCACAGGGCCGATGTTCAGCGGCACGCCCTTGTATGCCAGCATCGTAAGCAGCGTACACCCCACAAAGAGGCCGTAGCCCAAAATCACACGCCAGTCGGTGTACTCTGCCACAAGGGAGGTATGCTCCCGCATAGCGGCCTTTTTCAGCAAGACCTGCGACACCGAGGACAGGAAGGTGCTGCACAGGTAAAGCAGCACATAGGGCAGCTGTGCCTGATTCATTTGCCGCCCTCCTCTTCGTTGTCGGCACGCACAAACAGCACGATGCCTGCAATGATGATGACGGCCCCCACGACCTGCCGCGGGGTGACGGCCTCGCCAAAGACGGCCATGCCCAGCAATATGCCCCAGACGACCGTGACAGCCTTATTGGCGTAGGCCGTTGTCAGCGGCAGATGCTTGATGACCTGCTGCCAGCCGATGGCATAGGCAACAAGCGCCGCCAGCATCAAACCGTACAGCAGAAGGAACGCCGCGCTCAAAAACGGCTGCTGCGCCGCCAGCTTGCTGCACACACTGCTGCCCGCATATACCCCCAAAATGACATGCAGCAGGAGGAACCATTTTGCCTGCTGCCTCATGCGTTGTCCTCCCCATGGCGGATGACCTCACGCTCAACATACTGCGGTGCGGCGTTGGCGCACATATAGATGCGGCCGACATACTCGCCGATGATGCCCAGCACGACCAGGATCATGCCGCCCAAAAGCAGCAGCAGCGCCGTGGTGGACGCCCAGCCCATCGGGGCCGCGCCGCGGGTGAAGTGGTCAATGACGATATAGATCAGGTACACAAAGCCCGCTGCTGCAAACAGCGTGCCGAAATAGGTGGCGATGCGCAGCGGCTTGACCGAAAATGAGGTAAAGCCGTTCATCCAGAGGTTCAGCAGCTTCCGCAGCGTATAGCCGGAGCTGCCCTCTTCGCGGGCGCGGTGATGCACCGGCACATTGCAGATATGCTTGGTGGAGCGCAGCACAAGGCCGATCACATACGGGTAGCAATGCTCATACCGCAGCATCTCCTCCACCACAAAGCGGCGGGCGGCAAAGTAGCTGTTGACGACCAGCTCCGGCGGCTTGCCCAGCATGATCTCGGTCATTTTGCTGTTGACCCAACTGCCAAAGTTGCGCCAGCCGGCCTGCCTTTTCGTGTCGTAGCTGGCGTAGACCACATCGTAGCCGGCATCGATCTTCTCCAGCAGCTTGCCCACCTCATCGGCGGGGGTCTGGCCGTCATCGTCCAGACAGACAATGATGTCCCCGCTGCATTTGTGGAAGCCTGCCATCAGCGCGGCATGCTGCCCGAAGTTTTTGGCCAGATCCACCCCGGTCACATGGTCATCCGCGGCCACCAGCGCACGGATCGTGCCGATGGTATCATCGGGCGAGCAATCGTTGACCAGAATGACCTCATAGTCATACTGCGGCATCGTCTTCATGGTGGCGGTGATCTCCGCCACCACCTCCCCCACCGTATGCTGGGAACGGTAGCAGGGGATCACATAAGAAATTTTCTGCATAGCTTCGTTATCCTTCCAGATGTGTTCAACTGCGCTTATAGATGACCAGATCCTCGGTGGAGACAAGCTCCTGCCAGCTTTCGGCCAGCAGGCGTTCCTCCACGCGGGTGCCGTGGCCGCACATCACATAGCGGGAGTAGATGGGGTTCTCGGCGTCCCACAGGTAGGAGTTCTTGTCAAACTCAATACCCATGCCGTCCGGCACGGCGTAGAGGTAGCCGTGGAATACGCCGTCGTCGTAGGTGTAGGCCAGGGTGCTGTTCCAAGGATCGCTTCCCGCGTCAGCCGCGTCCTCACGCAGGACCTGCTCCACGATTTCCATCTGAGCAGCCATCTCTGTGTTGATTTCAGGCAGACTGCCGCGGGAAAAGTTCATCGGGAAAAGCAGCACCAGCAGCACAGGCATATAGACCGCTGCTGGTGCGGCATCCTCCGCCACAAAAGCGGCGATCAGTAAGATTGCCAGCAGCATCAGATGGCGGGGGTCAATGCTGTACATGGTCAGCAGCACCAGCGCCACAATTCCCGCACAGAAGGCAGCGCAGGATTTCAGCGCTGTGGGGCGTCCTCTGCGCTTATCCCAGACCAGACAAGCCGCTGCCACCAGAGCAACCGCCAAAAAGGTCAGCACACCGCCGCCGATGTAGGTCACATCGCCCTGCAGTGTAGGCACAATATCATACTGCCACGCTGCAGCCAGCAGTCTGACAGCCCGCTCCCCTTCATAGCGCACAGCCGCTATCGGGTGGCCCTGCAAAAGCAGCTGCACACCGGCAAAATCCATGCCGCCGCCGAAATACGCTGCCGCCATCTTTGTCATCGAAAAAATCGACAGGACAAACGAGGCCGCCGCTGCTGCAAGGCAGACACAGCGGCGCTTTTTGTGCTGCCATACCGCCGTCAGCGGAAACACCCAGAACAGCAGCGCATAGGGGCGAAAAATCGTTTCGAGCGCGCAGGCCGCTGCCCCGATGACCAGCCAGCCGGTCTTGCCGGTGCGGCGCACCGCAGCCGCCGAGCCTACGATGACAAAGGCCATCAGATACTGCATGGCCTCCGATGCACCGCTGACTGAGGATTGCAGCGGCCGCAGCACACCCAGCAGCACCCCGCACAGGGCAAGGCACTGCCAGACATTCAGCCGCGCACTGCGGGCGTAATATGCGATTCCCAGTGTGATCAGCAGCAGATTGCACCACAACACCACATTGACACTGGGCCCGAAGAAAAATGCCGGGACAGCATAGGCCCAGATCAGAAACGGCCCCCAAGTGCTGTAGCGGCCGATGTCGGCCGTATTCTCATTATAGCCAAAGTATCCCTGCGGCCCGCCGTGGGTGATGACACTGACGACCTCGCGGTTGTAGATAGCCTCATCGTTATTCATTGTGCTGGGCAGCCAGACCGCCCACGGTGCGGTGCGGTAGCTGATAAAGTAGACCCCCGCAAGGAACACAACTGCCCCCAACAGGCAAAACAGCGCGTTGGGGGTCTTTTTGAACAGCTTTTGGATTTTTTGCAGTCGATTTCCCATCGTTATTTCTCCGCCAGCCGGGCCATAAACACTACATCGCGGTATTGGCCGTCCAGCAGCTCCATATCGCGGAAAACGCCCTCCTGCACAAAGCCGGCCTTTTCATAGCTGCGGCGGGCGGCGGTGTTTTCCGCCAGCACACGCAGACTGATGCGGTGCAGCTGCAATTCGGCAAAGCCAAAATCGGTAAAGAGCCTTGCCGTCTCGGTGCCGAGGCCTTTGCCGCGCGCGCTTTCCTCGCCGATAAAAATACCGTACTCGGCGCTGCGGTTATGGTTGTCTATATCGCGGTAATAGACCGACCCAACGGGCTTATCATCGGCCTTGTCGATGATGATATACTGCACGACCCGCCCGGTGGCGACTTTGGTAGCCAACCAGCTGCGGTGCATTTCCGGCGTGAAGGTCTGGCGGAAGATAAAATTCTGCACGACCGACGGCGTATTGCGCCATTTCACGATCAGATCGGTGTCCGCATCGGCAATGGGCCGCAGCCGGACAGCTGCGCCCTCCAGAACCGGGAGATTTTTTACATCCATAGTGTGTCCTTTATCCTGCTATCTTGTGCGCTCATACAGCACGCACTTTTCACTTTCATACAAAACCGACCAGCCGTCTGCAGTCAGGCGGGCGGCTGTATTGCTGCCCGCGCTTGTAAAGACATACCGGGCATAGACCGGATTAGCTGCATTCTCCAGATAGCTGTTCTCGTCAAACTGGATTCC
Protein-coding sequences here:
- a CDS encoding phosphatase PAP2 family protein, with the translated sequence MRNWCSRHPVWFMAFYALFYLTFFALLERTIQSPDLWVHCRLDDLIPFCKYAIVPYLLWFPWIPFTLFYLLHKAPRGDFWRLCLPLFTGMTMALLFYAIVPNGLALRPRFVPGSDIFAQLVRAIYRSDTPMNVCPSIHVFNSVTLMLAYYRSSIFDAPRRRWMRPAAMVLCVSITMSTMLLKQHSVIDVVFGLLLALTLDYAATALQSVPARRRRLPERL
- a CDS encoding EamA family transporter, translated to MNQAQLPYVLLYLCSTFLSSVSQVLLKKAAMREHTSLVAEYTDWRVILGYGLFVGCTLLTMLAYKGVPLNIGPVLEATGYLYVTIFGVTIFHEKMNPKKIAALVMIVAGILVYAL
- a CDS encoding transporter — encoded protein: MRQQAKWFLLLHVILGVYAGSSVCSKLAAQQPFLSAAFLLLYGLMLAALVAYAIGWQQVIKHLPLTTAYANKAVTVVWGILLGMAVFGEAVTPRQVVGAVIIIAGIVLFVRADNEEEGGK
- a CDS encoding glycosyltransferase family 2 protein — its product is MQKISYVIPCYRSQHTVGEVVAEITATMKTMPQYDYEVILVNDCSPDDTIGTIRALVAADDHVTGVDLAKNFGQHAALMAGFHKCSGDIIVCLDDDGQTPADEVGKLLEKIDAGYDVVYASYDTKRQAGWRNFGSWVNSKMTEIMLGKPPELVVNSYFAARRFVVEEMLRYEHCYPYVIGLVLRSTKHICNVPVHHRAREEGSSGYTLRKLLNLWMNGFTSFSVKPLRIATYFGTLFAAAGFVYLIYIVIDHFTRGAAPMGWASTTALLLLLGGMILVVLGIIGEYVGRIYMCANAAPQYVEREVIRHGEDNA
- a CDS encoding GNAT family N-acetyltransferase → MDVKNLPVLEGAAVRLRPIADADTDLIVKWRNTPSVVQNFIFRQTFTPEMHRSWLATKVATGRVVQYIIIDKADDKPVGSVYYRDIDNHNRSAEYGIFIGEESARGKGLGTETARLFTDFGFAELQLHRISLRVLAENTAARRSYEKAGFVQEGVFRDMELLDGQYRDVVFMARLAEK